The following are encoded in a window of Campylobacterota bacterium genomic DNA:
- the cyaB gene encoding class IV adenylate cyclase, giving the protein MKKSVFIGVILLTLGLGLSVVEAAKEIEIKFQLSKKDEALFVVWLECNNELYEQQKQIENYLNNPDESFFEESKYGYIDALTALRVRETDSGSWLCMKKGNVDPVTGHTLSKDEHETLIEDPQETILIFEKLGYTEKILVKKDRQIYKYSDFEVIIDDVEGLGRFFEVELKNGCQDAAEGLAKIKLFLKSVGLKSIKQFERSYIHMFKNPGYDFSHEVIL; this is encoded by the coding sequence ATGAAAAAGTCTGTGTTCATCGGTGTAATTTTGTTGACTTTAGGATTAGGTTTGAGTGTAGTTGAAGCTGCAAAAGAAATAGAAATTAAATTTCAGCTTTCCAAGAAAGATGAAGCATTGTTTGTTGTATGGCTGGAGTGTAACAACGAGTTGTATGAACAGCAAAAGCAGATTGAAAATTATTTAAACAATCCAGATGAATCGTTCTTTGAAGAGAGTAAATACGGGTATATTGATGCATTGACTGCACTGCGTGTACGAGAAACTGATTCTGGCTCATGGTTGTGTATGAAAAAGGGCAATGTTGATCCAGTTACAGGACACACTCTTTCAAAAGATGAGCATGAAACATTGATTGAAGATCCCCAAGAAACGATTTTGATTTTTGAAAAGCTTGGCTATACCGAAAAAATTCTTGTCAAAAAAGATCGCCAAATCTACAAATACAGTGACTTTGAGGTGATAATTGACGATGTTGAGGGATTAGGCAGGTTTTTTGAGGTTGAGCTTAAGAATGGCTGTCAAGATGCGGCTGAGGGGCTTGCCAAAATTAAATTATTTCTTAAGTCTGTAGGGCTCAAGTCAATTAAGCAGTTTGAGCGTAGTTACATACATATGTTTAAAAACCCAGGCTACGACTTTAGTCACGAAGTTATTTTGTAG
- a CDS encoding M48 family metalloprotease → MLAHEVGHLHDNRFQILAKTHYPTLMLDMTARFSLFYAVARFFLVTGFLEPRILIIPAGVLTYFSLKHILLAAYFRHLEYRADRFSLQCFDDLNLPNVHHVMSNITKNITSEINTMCKAPSNASFSSRLSSWFMKTSLLFSTFRRHPAVAKRIKRLQALSKQ, encoded by the coding sequence ATACTTGCTCACGAAGTTGGACACCTACACGACAACCGCTTCCAAATACTTGCCAAGACACATTACCCCACGCTCATGCTTGACATGACCGCCCGCTTCTCACTCTTTTATGCAGTTGCACGATTCTTTCTGGTGACAGGCTTCCTAGAGCCTCGAATCCTTATAATCCCTGCAGGAGTGCTCACTTATTTCTCTCTCAAACATATCCTACTTGCAGCTTACTTCAGGCATTTAGAGTACCGAGCTGATAGATTCTCTTTGCAATGCTTTGATGATCTTAACCTGCCAAACGTTCACCATGTTATGAGCAATATTACCAAAAATATTACCTCTGAAATAAACACCATGTGCAAAGCACCAAGCAATGCTTCTTTTTCTTCACGACTGAGTTCTTGGTTCATGAAAACAAGTCTGCTTTTTTCAACATTCAGAAGGCATCCGGCAGTAGCAAAAAGAATTAAGCGCTTACAGGCTCTCTCAAAACAGTAG